From Candidatus Dormiibacterota bacterium, a single genomic window includes:
- a CDS encoding CYTH and CHAD domain-containing protein, which produces MAMESLEREIKLGVDLRFQMPDLTAAATGLKVVPRPVLRLAATYYDTPDLQLLRRGITLRRREDRLAGSENLWTLKLPAGTPHAHLARNEHSWSGELPEIPEEARFLVHGLVRHSDIVIVAKLLTTRRRAEVVDGDGERLAEVDDDVVSVMSGVRQGLRFREIEIELGETGDDIARSLVTLLCEAGATLGDKLPKLDRAMSLGRRRTFDVDEVGPDSSVEDLLRFEIATGVDRLLDHDPGLRVGGSDIEYVHQARVATRRLRSDLRTFAKLLDPTWTIRIRDDLKWLGAVLGAVRDADVLDENLTLQAAGSAPNDAPAFAALHAELHRQRQRARSDLLGAIETERYFDLLDDLAAAVANPPVRAPAPDRAGPLGEQDEEDGDREEEGRDGPHRPGIEPSAPAALVLHDLLRRPWRQLRQAVRTAGAHPTDEQLHRIRIRSKQLRYAAEAAVPVMGTPARRLGERASELQTVLGDLHDALAAEAWLRDAATAGTPSQAFAAGQLVVREQQRQVELRHNWHRSWKALAKQARRTHL; this is translated from the coding sequence ATGGCGATGGAATCGCTCGAGCGGGAGATCAAGCTCGGCGTGGATCTCCGCTTCCAGATGCCGGACCTCACCGCGGCGGCAACCGGACTGAAAGTGGTGCCGCGACCCGTCCTCCGCCTGGCGGCCACCTACTACGACACGCCCGATCTGCAGCTACTGCGGCGAGGTATCACCCTCCGGCGCCGCGAGGACCGGCTGGCCGGCAGCGAGAACCTCTGGACGCTCAAGTTGCCGGCGGGCACCCCGCATGCGCACCTGGCCCGGAACGAGCACTCGTGGTCGGGCGAGCTCCCCGAGATCCCCGAAGAGGCCCGGTTCCTCGTGCACGGCCTGGTGCGCCACTCGGACATCGTGATCGTGGCCAAGCTCCTGACCACCCGACGTCGGGCCGAAGTGGTCGACGGAGACGGTGAGCGCCTGGCGGAGGTGGACGACGACGTCGTCTCGGTCATGAGCGGGGTACGCCAGGGACTGCGCTTCCGCGAGATCGAGATCGAGCTGGGGGAGACGGGGGACGACATCGCCAGGTCCCTGGTGACGCTCTTGTGCGAGGCGGGGGCAACCCTGGGGGACAAGCTCCCGAAGCTCGACCGGGCGATGAGTCTGGGCCGGCGGCGCACCTTCGACGTCGACGAGGTGGGCCCGGACTCGTCGGTGGAGGACCTCCTCCGGTTCGAGATCGCCACCGGGGTGGACCGGTTGCTCGACCACGATCCCGGACTCCGGGTCGGGGGGAGCGACATCGAGTACGTCCACCAGGCGCGGGTGGCCACCCGGCGCCTCCGGTCGGATCTCAGGACCTTCGCCAAGCTCCTCGACCCGACGTGGACCATCCGGATCCGCGACGACCTGAAGTGGCTCGGGGCCGTCCTCGGGGCGGTACGCGACGCCGACGTGCTCGACGAGAACCTCACCCTGCAGGCGGCCGGGTCGGCTCCGAACGACGCCCCGGCCTTCGCCGCCCTGCACGCCGAGCTCCACCGGCAACGACAGCGAGCACGGTCCGACCTCCTCGGGGCGATCGAGACCGAGCGCTACTTCGATCTCCTCGACGACCTCGCCGCGGCAGTGGCCAACCCTCCGGTCCGGGCCCCCGCACCCGACCGGGCCGGACCATTGGGCGAGCAGGACGAGGAAGACGGAGATCGCGAGGAAGAAGGACGGGACGGTCCGCACCGGCCGGGAATCGAACCCTCCGCCCCGGCTGCCCTGGTCCTGCACGATCTCCTGAGGCGCCCGTGGCGCCAGCTCCGACAGGCCGTCCGTACGGCGGGGGCGCACCCGACCGATGAGCAACTGCACCGGATACGCATCCGATCCAAGCAGCTCCGCTATGCGGCCGAGGCCGCCGTCCCGGTCATGGGCACCCCCGCCCGGCGCCTGGGCGAACGGGCGAGCGAGCTCCAGACCGTGCTCGGTGATCTTCACGATGCCCTCGCCGCCGAAGCCTGGCTGCGCGACGCCGCCACGGCGGGGACCCCCTCGCAAGCCTTCGCCGCCGGTCAGCTCGTGGTTCGCGAGCAGCAGCGCCAGGTGGAGCTCCGCCACAACTGGCACCGGTCGTGGAAGGCGCTGGCGAAGCAGGCTCGTCGGACCCACCTCTGA